Proteins encoded by one window of Clostridium perfringens:
- a CDS encoding alpha/beta hydrolase — MRENFIFKDDEGLELQGYKWSNGKEFKAVIHILHGMTEDAIRYDEFAEKLVEAGFLVYAHDHRGHGFTAKDLDSLGYQAENDGFQWMIDDAKTLIESSKEKHKGYKIILFGHSMGSFVSQRLVQEYNDLVDVLILSGTNGEPDKLAPLGEFVAQVEMSLKGREHKSKLMDKLIFGGFNKNFKPNRTDFDWLCSVESEVDKYIENERYGFICSSSFYYDLLRGVRSIHKAENMNRINKEMPIYIFGGDKDPVGNFGKGVINLKDKLEKVGVKNIEYKLYENGRHEMLNEKNKVEVMEDTIQWLLKNI; from the coding sequence TTGAGAGAAAATTTTATATTTAAAGATGATGAAGGATTAGAATTACAAGGATATAAATGGAGTAATGGTAAAGAATTTAAGGCAGTTATTCACATATTACATGGAATGACAGAGGATGCTATTAGATATGATGAATTTGCAGAAAAACTTGTTGAAGCAGGATTTTTAGTTTATGCTCATGACCATAGAGGGCATGGCTTTACAGCTAAGGATTTAGATTCTTTAGGATATCAAGCAGAAAATGATGGTTTCCAATGGATGATTGATGATGCTAAAACTTTAATAGAGTCTTCTAAAGAAAAACATAAAGGATATAAAATAATACTTTTTGGACATAGTATGGGATCTTTTGTAAGTCAGAGGCTAGTTCAAGAATATAATGATTTAGTGGATGTTTTGATTTTATCGGGAACTAATGGTGAGCCAGATAAGTTAGCCCCACTTGGAGAATTTGTAGCTCAAGTAGAAATGTCATTAAAGGGAAGAGAACATAAAAGTAAACTTATGGACAAGTTGATTTTTGGAGGCTTTAATAAGAATTTTAAACCAAATAGGACAGATTTTGATTGGCTTTGTAGTGTAGAAAGTGAAGTAGACAAGTATATAGAAAATGAAAGATATGGTTTTATATGTTCAAGTTCCTTTTATTACGATTTGTTAAGAGGGGTAAGAAGCATACATAAAGCTGAAAATATGAATAGAATAAATAAAGAAATGCCTATTTATATTTTCGGAGGAGATAAAGATCCAGTAGGTAATTTTGGTAAAGGTGTAATCAACTTAAAAGATAAATTAGAAAAAGTAGGAGTAAAAAATATTGAGTATAAGCTATATGAAAATGGAAGACATGAAATGTTAAATGAAAAAAATAAAGTAGAAGTTATGGAAGATACTATTCAGTGGTTGTTGAAAAATATTTAA